The following are from one region of the Passer domesticus isolate bPasDom1 chromosome 13, bPasDom1.hap1, whole genome shotgun sequence genome:
- the DOK3 gene encoding docking protein 3, translating to MERPVKDGILYVQHTKFGKRCWRKMRAQLFAASPSGVARMEKFDVRDDGTAPEKMSLQRCARRVIRLSDCVSVGPAGTESCPKATAAFYLTTTEKSYVLAAEQRDEWITQLCQLAFQGAKETVPSSARTQPGPAVPMEENSLYSSWQDLTEFLVLVVQTEAATRCGLHGHYLLSALPQSLTLKDPQSRQPLLTWPYPFLRKFGQDQAVFSFEAGRRSDSGEGTFTFSTPRAPELCRAVAAAIACQQQGKDTLDPRLFCVSDPQLFAQGLEPQPWGSGSDDPQPSPALGGTQPASHPPANLLRFTPPEPEASCPIVYASIARGQQPLFVSGQPGSGEPWAVGKPLPEHLYENIFTAEPHPAGAQEEEEEGQWELGRRQAPEGHSGDGGPVYDNRAAMAQTPRAAGWGRGGQQALSGRSGHKPHSTLRAKLVRLLSRESPGARDWA from the exons GGGATCCTTTATGTGCAGCACACCAAATTTGGAAAG AGGTGCTGGAGGAAGATGCGAGCCCAGCTGTTTGCCGCCAGCCCGTCCGGCGTGGCCCGCATGGAGAAGTTCGATGTGCGGGATGATGGCACGGCCCCAGAGAAGATGTCCCTGCAGAGGTGTGCCCGCCGGGTGATCCGCCTCTCTGACTGCGTCTCTGTGGGCCCGGCGGGCACGGAGAGCTGCCCCAAAGCCACTGCTGCCTTCTACCTCACCACCACCGAGAAGAGCTATGTGCTGGCAGCCGAGCAGCGCGACGAATGGatcacccagctctgccagctggccTTCCAG GGTGCAAAAGAGACAGTGCCAAGCAGTGCCAGGACCCAGCCcggccctgctgtccccatggaggAGAACTCCCTCTACTCGTCCTGGCAGGACC TGACTGAATTCTTGGTGCTGGTGGTCCAGACGGAGGCGGCCACCCGCTGCGGGCTGCATGGGCACTACCTGCTCtcagcccttccccagagcctgACGCTGAAGGACCCCCAGTCCCGCCAGCCCCTGCTCACCTGGCCCTACCCCTTCCTTCGCAAGTTTGGCCAGGACCAG GCTGTCTTCTCCTTCGAGGCTGGCCGCCGCAGTGACTCTGGCGAGGGCACCTTCACCTTCAGCACCCCACGGGCCCCTGAGCTCTGccgggctgtggctgctgccattgcctgccagcagcagggcaaggaCACCCTGGACCCCAGACTCTTCTGTGTCTCAGACCCCCAGCTCTTTGCACAGGGCCttgagccccagccctgggggtctGGGAGCGACgatccccagcccagcccagccctggggggcACACAGCCTGCCTCCCACCCCCCTGCCAACCTCCTCCGCTTCACCCCACCAGAGCCAGAGGCCTCTTGCCCCATCGTCTATGCCTCCATCGCCCGGGGCCAGCAGCCCCTCTTTGTGtcagggcagccaggctccGGGGAGCCCTGGGCCGTGGGGAAGCCGCTCCCTGAGCATCTCTACGAGAACATCTTCACTGCAGAACCACATCCAGCCGGGGcccaggaagaggaggaggaagggcagtgggagctggggCGCCGACAGGCCCCCGAGGGCCACAGCGGTGACGGGGGGCCGGTCTATGACAACCGGGCCGCCATGGCACAGACCCCCCGCGCCGCGGGCTGGGGGCGCGGAGGGCAGCAGGCGCTGTCAGGGCGCTCCGGGCACAAGCCTCACAGCACCCTTCGGGCCAAGCTGGTGCGGCTGCTGAGCCgggagagccccggagcgcggGACTGGGCTTGA